The following proteins come from a genomic window of Nitrospirota bacterium:
- a CDS encoding TIGR03013 family XrtA/PEP-CTERM system glycosyltransferase, producing the protein MRRRTHLIAGDVSLSVLAVWSGHALLGQKIGTPRDLVQVVLIGSVILFSSFMTELYNTNKFMPVRERFARIVLALLITLLLLSSLFYIVPTLMLERRLLLASIAVFGALQFFWHQGYMSTSSAPGFARRVLILGTGPLALKMSEVISSANSRHTVAGYVALEDTPPQVPAGSILGTSKNLCTIVKRERIQRLVVSLSERRGVFPLQDVLNCKFDGVDVLDAPSFYEDITGKLLIENITPSWFIFCGELKLTQPKRAAKRLFDIAAALVGCILAAPLAPFIALLIKLDSKGPVLFRQVRMGEQGKLFTLYKFRTMRQDAEKSSGAVWAQQDDPRVTRIGRFLRTSRLDELPQLFNILRGDMSLIGPRPERPEFIEGLSKIIPFYSQRHAVKPGLTGWAQIRYPYGSSVDDAIEKLRYDLFYIKHMSMLFDIGIILETIKVILFGRGAR; encoded by the coding sequence ATGAGGAGGAGGACGCACCTCATCGCCGGTGATGTCTCTCTTTCGGTTCTGGCCGTATGGTCCGGGCACGCCCTGCTCGGGCAGAAGATCGGGACCCCACGGGACCTCGTGCAGGTAGTGCTCATAGGAAGCGTTATTCTCTTCTCCTCGTTCATGACCGAGCTCTATAATACGAACAAGTTCATGCCCGTGCGGGAGCGTTTTGCACGCATTGTTCTGGCGCTGCTCATAACCCTCCTCCTCCTGTCCTCATTGTTCTATATCGTCCCCACGCTTATGCTGGAACGGCGCCTGCTCCTTGCGTCGATCGCTGTCTTCGGAGCTCTTCAGTTTTTCTGGCACCAGGGCTACATGTCCACCAGCAGTGCGCCGGGGTTCGCCCGGAGGGTGCTCATCCTCGGCACCGGTCCCCTTGCGCTCAAGATGAGCGAGGTGATCTCCTCGGCGAACTCCCGTCACACGGTTGCGGGATACGTCGCCCTAGAGGACACCCCGCCCCAGGTCCCTGCAGGGTCGATCCTCGGCACGAGCAAGAACCTCTGTACTATCGTGAAACGGGAGAGAATCCAGCGGCTCGTCGTCTCTCTCTCAGAACGGCGGGGGGTCTTCCCCCTGCAGGATGTTCTCAATTGCAAGTTCGACGGGGTCGATGTCCTGGACGCGCCGTCGTTTTACGAGGATATTACCGGCAAACTCCTCATCGAGAACATTACCCCGAGCTGGTTCATCTTCTGCGGCGAATTGAAGCTGACACAACCGAAGCGGGCCGCGAAACGGCTCTTCGATATCGCGGCCGCCCTTGTCGGATGCATACTGGCCGCGCCGCTGGCGCCGTTCATCGCGCTGCTCATAAAGCTCGATTCGAAAGGCCCCGTGCTGTTCAGGCAGGTGAGGATGGGGGAGCAGGGGAAGCTCTTCACGCTTTATAAATTCAGGACCATGCGCCAGGATGCGGAGAAGTCCAGCGGCGCTGTATGGGCGCAGCAGGACGATCCGCGGGTGACGCGGATCGGCAGGTTCCTGCGCACGAGCCGTCTCGACGAGCTTCCGCAGCTCTTCAATATCCTCAGGGGCGACATGAGCCTCATCGGCCCGCGGCCGGAACGTCCCGAGTTCATCGAGGGGCTGAGCAAGATCATTCCCTTCTACTCCCAGCGCCATGCCGTCAAGCCGGGTTTGACAGGGTGGGCGCAGATACGCTACCCTTACGGATCGTCGGTGGACGACGCCATCGAGAAGCTCCGCTACGATCTCTTCTATATTAAACATATGTCGATGCTCTTCGATATAGGTATTATCCTGGAAACCATTAAGGTGATACTCTTCGGCAGAGGGGCCCGATGA